DNA sequence from the Gopherus evgoodei ecotype Sinaloan lineage unplaced genomic scaffold, rGopEvg1_v1.p scaffold_31_arrow_ctg1, whole genome shotgun sequence genome:
gcaggggggttcggggaacgcgagagcaaaccgcggtgaaggagacctgcttgctcgggggtccggggaacgcgagagcacaccgcggggaaggagacctgcttgcggggagggggttcggggaacgcgagagcaaaccgcggggaaggagacctgcttgcaagggggttcggggaacactggagcaaaccggggaaggagacctgcttccccgcggtttgctctcgcgttccccgaacccccctttaagccgcccaacagcgctgcagtgtggccacatctaacaccacttgcagcgctggttgctgtaagtgtggccactctgcagcgctggccctatacagctgtactaatacagctgtaacaaccagcgctgcaaaattgtagatgtagacataccctcagactttAAGCTTCTGTTCCTCCCCCTCTTCATGGACGTGTAGGGGAGCAAACAACAAAGTCTTTGTCTGTAATGCCCCACAAGGGCCCGATTAGATTCAATAGGCCTTTCTGATGGGCTGGAGATAACCCCTCCTGGGGCAAACCAGAAATTCACACCTGGTGACTGAGGTTTCTTTCCTGACCCAGTTTACAGTTTCAGAATAAACATGTTACCTTATAGCAGGGACTACAGACATTAAAAGTGAAAGTCATACAGACAGCAACTCCCAAGCATTTAATAAAGTCTGAATGCTGAACATACTTTTATAGGCTTAACATCTCTTTTAACAATCCTCCCACACcaactggtttccagctatgaatttgtcagtgctcagctgaggcctggagccttggcatgagctggcacctggtctgccagtgtcacacctGCCTTCAGCTGAGATTggattggttggtttgtttttttcatgcATTATAGACAAATTGATTTCTGGAGCTACTTTGTACCTCATCAATAGTCCAGTCTCTTAAAAATTAGCCCCAAAGCAGCCCAatctatttatttaaacatttttttaaattaacacatCAGTCTACACCTTTAAAAAGAATCACTCTCTAGAATATAATTAAATGATGGATGTTGGCAGCATAGATCTATTACAAAGAGATTTTGGCAGCCAAATCTTACAAATTGTTCAGGTTGGTTTGGGTTTATGTGCACAGAAGGGTTTATACAAACAGTGATGATAAATACAAAGGATTAAGTTTGAAGGATTTGAGAGAGTAAACATCAccttggggctggtctacactaagagaGGGGATCGAtccaagatacgcaacttcagctacgtgaataacatagctgaagtccaagtatcttagattgaattaccaaccatcctcacggtgcgggatcgacatccgtggctccccctgtcaactacGCTACTGCCGttcacgttggtggagttccggagttgacaggagtgcgttcggggattgatatatcgcatctagatgagacgtgatatattaatccccgagaaatcgattgctacccgccgatacggccggtagtgaagacgtacccttagtctctaaggttgcacaagtactcctggtctcATCACATCAATGAAGTTCACAGCTGGTACTCAAGTTTGTGAGACTCTGCCACCCTCATAAATATTAAAGAGTACGTACCCAGAAGCTAAGATGACTCACAAGAGAAAGACATACTGCACAGCAGACACATAGCTATATAATGGCTGCTTCTCCTCAAAAGGTGTTTTGGGGAAAAGGTCCTGGAAAAGTGCAGCCCTGGGGAGATTTGGGAAGATCAGAGCATTCCCAGAGGAATCTGCATCCGTGTGTAACAGCCTATGTGGCCCTACCTGGGTACCTGACCCAAACCTCAGTGTAGGCAAAGGAAAGACTCACAGAATACATGGCCATGCTGGAATATTACCATTCCCCTACAAAATAGCGAGTTGGATAACATAGGAACATTTCAGTGTCATTTAAACACTATTTGTGGGGCGACAGCATGTTTGTTTCTTCCCAGCAGGCAGAGGTTCCAGGTGTCTTTCTGCAGCGCTGCTCCTGCAACCTGAAACCCCCAAAACAGGGCTGGCTGTGGAGATATTTAACCCCTGAGTGTGCCTGGGGTggaagccccctcccctgcctgtgcAGTCCTGTGTTTACTGGTGTCCCAAGGGGCTGCTCCTGCCTTCGTAACATGTCGCCATGGGAAGTGGAGGGGCAGAACATGATGAAATCTGCAGCAGGCATCTCCTGACCTAAACCAGAGCTTCCTCCCCTGACCTCTCCCTGAGCCTCTTTGTGCCAGGAATCTGGAAAAAGTGCCGCAGAAGTTCCCAGCCCTCCTATTGGCTCTGCGAGATACACCTCTGCATTCCTGTTGGCTGAGCAGAGAATAGCCAGCCcggggaggggatgtgggagtggggagaagagtgAGCCAAATCACTCCTGGTTGCtgaggggaggaagaagaggtgtaAGTTGTGTTCCTCCCTCCTAGGATAGGAAACTCGGGGGAGAGACTTCTAAATGGAGTCCTTGTTTCTTGGTGATGCTATTTTgattttttctcttcttcccccaAAGCCTTTACCAGGACTCTTTGGGTATCTTCAGCAAGGTCTCTTATAAAGTTATCCAACATAAACATTGTCGCACCAAAAGAAACCTGTGCAGAAAACAGTGACCCAATCACTGGTATAAAACTCTTGCCCAAGAAAGACAGATATTTCACTCCTCCACCTGCAGCGTTTGACAGCAGCGTCAGTACAAGGTCAGTTGTtatttctgtggccagtggggaCTTTATCACGGCTTTCAGGTCTTTCTCCCGCTTCCCAATATGGTGTGCAAGTGCAGAGAGGGACTCAGAATTCAGGCCAAAGTCCTTGCAGTAATCTCTCATGCAATCCACCATGATAGCAATGTCAGCAACAAGAGAAAGACCCGGAAGAGGAATAGCAGCAAGACCACCTGACAAGGTAGCTGGTTTCCATGTGGTCTTCTGCATGGCTGTTTTCTTTGCTTGCAGGGTTTGGTTCGAGATCATAAGCAGCCTTTGCCGTGTAGCATGATGGGGGATCACCTCTTCCAGAGTTTTCTTCAGGAGGGGAAAATCGTGCTTGTCAGGTTCCCAGTTGGAGAGGAGAAAAACCTGAGTGTCATTCACTCTTGCGTTCTGCAGATGGCCTTGGCAGGCCTCTCTGATCTGCTGCAGGGTTGTCCTCTCACAATAGAATTTTTTCCTCATTTCAGCCTCCAAGTCCTGGTCCACTTTGGAGCGCACGAAAAAAAACTTTTTCCGCTTCTCCTGGATCTTCTGTGCAAGGTTGGCATGGATATCTCTGAAGCGTGTAGCTGTGATGATAATGAAAAAATCATACTGATAATATGTAACAGTCAAGTTTAATTCACTTGACTGAAAATTTGGCGTTTCGATTCCTGGAAGGTCCCATAAGAAAACATTAGGGTAATCAGGATATGAATATGAGGTTGGCTCCTTTGTTGTTTCCACTACCCCGACCTCAGCAGCTCCTTTATCGTCATCACGTAAGCCCCGAAAGGCATTGACAAACGATGACTTTCCAGAGCCTGACTTCCCAATGACCGCAATGTGGAAACATCCAAGAGACTTCATAATCTGCTGCGCCATTGAAACTGCTTTTTTAAGGTTTCCTTCTTGGACAGcagctttgaatttttcttcactCATAGTGGGAGATTTATTCCCAACAACCACTGGATCAATTTCTGGACTTTTACTGAGACTTCCTGTGAGTAGCTCAGTCGACCTCAGCTGCCAGTCTtcgaaaagaaaaacaaatatttcagctttaaaaataaatggaattaaTCTCCTATATGACCCTGCCATTATACTGACCATAAGACCTCAAgacctagggccagatcctggagctacggcccattgaccccagctgggatctggcccttaattattttattattattactatgtgATGTCCTACATGcaacttgatggcatttctctgaTCTGTTTGTCTGTCTATTGGACAAACAGAATGGGGAAATAGACACACTGGGTACGTCTATGCTGCAGTAAGACATCCGTGGGTGGCCcgtgtcaactgactcaggctgagggggcttgggctgaggggtactaaaattacagtgtagactctgggcttgggcaggatCCTGGGCTCTGGGCCCCTCGAGGGACACGGGCCAACTACAGATGTtttattgcagcgtagacatacccactgaGCCCTTGGCAACTGGTTAGCCGGCCAAACAGCTTTAACCAACTCTGTAAggacaagtctacactacaaacttgcatcgatgcagctgcactgttgAAGCGATTCTGGtgagccaggggttctcaaacagggggtcaggacccctcagggggtcgcgaggttattacctggggggtcgtgagctgtgagactccaccccaaaccccgctttgcctcaagCATTCAtattggtgttaaatatatttaaaagtgttttaaattgaTAAGGGGGAGGTCTCATTCAGAGGCTTGTTACATGAAAGGAGTCACcggcacaaaagtttgagaaccactgctctaagccaacaagagagagctctcccattgtcTGAATAACTCCTCCTCTGTGAAAGGTTGCAACTATGTTGGCAAGAGAAGATTGCCTGCCAACACAGTGCTGTctactgggggttaggttggtagaACTACATAGCACAGGGGATTTTTTCACACCCAGAAGCAACTTGTTATATCAAAGTAAGTCTGTAAGGTAGACCTGGCCTTTTAAATCAAAGAGCCAGTTTATGGCCCTATTAGCACCTTTACAGCTCTCCATTCTCTCCTTCCCCAGAACTAGAGAAGATCCCTGTACATattaaaagtttgtctctttcactggcagaagttggtccaataaacgcTACCCCCGCGCCCACTTTTAATAtctgggactgacacggctacagcTACATTGCAAACAACATTTTCCCCATGGAAAGTAACATGTTGACTTAAAATGCATCTTAATGACGGATCTCacagacagaaagaaaataaataacgGGAGGGGGATGGGAAGCATATAGTGCCCCTGGCGTGGGGTTGGGGTTGCAGGGAGTCCTTCAAATAGAGGAGGATGGTGGAGGCACCAGGGAACTCatggagagagagaatttcagCTGTGGCTGGAAGAAGGCAAAGTGGGAAAAAATCTACCTTGAACCAAGCCTGTAGCTTGCTAAGTTTAAGCCACTAGCAACTGcatttacttttatttgcttgtcaTCATTTTTGTCTTTATCCCTTGTACCTGAACTCACTCTcttgttaataaacctgttttacttttCATCTAACCCCCTGCAGTGCTGTAAGTGAACTGAAATGAGTGGTAACTCCAGAGAAAGTAATAGGCTCGGGCTTCTGTCTCTTTAAAGAAGCAATGAACTTCTCATGTCTCTGACCACCCTAGAAGAGGGCTGCACACTTTGGGTGGGTGGCTTTGGGGAAATATGATACTGGGGGCATGCTGGAGTCACCCTGCAAAGaataacccaggctggtgagtaCCATGGGgatggctgttgtgttgtaggTGGGCTACTGAGGGtggagcagggccagcgcttccatttagatgacctaggcagtcacctagggcaccaggtttgtggaggggtggcattttgccgtgggagcggcaggtggctctgctggACCTCTAgtaggtgtgcctgcggagggtctgctggtcccgcggctctggtgaagcatccacaggcacgcctgcggcaggtccaccgaagctgcgggaccggtgcgtggggcagcaaaatggctgtgcacctagggcgccaaaaaaccTGACGCTGCTCCTGGGGTGGAGTGCTGGACCCCAGACTGCCCAGCCCACATATGTTCAGGGGGCTGCAAGCTTGTCTGCCAGCTGTCAGAGGCTGAGCTCTGAGCCACAGGGGCAAAGCATATGAAGTCCCCAAGGGCTACAGGGAAGGCGATGAGGCAACCCATCACTTGCCTGGGTGGCACCCCAAAGCATGTTATAGCTATTGAGTGAACACTGGGATACTGGAATACATGAGAGCGACTCCAGGACAAAACTATTAGCTTGCCAAGACGCTGTGAGCCAGCCCAGTTCAACCCAACTACCATGTACATTAAAGCCCACAAAGGGACTTTGGCATCTAAATCAggcttagatgcctaaatacggGACACACAAAACCCCTGAACTGCTGCTGCCTGACCCCATGGGCACCTGAACTCACCCCATGCCCATGTTTCTGCTGTACAATTCCCTCTGTGCCCAAGTTTCTGCATCTCTCTAGGTGCCCTGAAAGCCTAAACCCAGGTCAGTCATCAAACCCAGGCCTGTGGGGCCAGAATGggtaggtgtgctctgagcatgcTCACTGGATTGACCCCATTCAAAATGCAGAGAAGGActtctagcccagtggttaatgCACtcgcccaggatgtgggagatgcaGACTAAATTCCCCCCTCTCTGCTTGATGCAGTGAAGAGATTTAAACGGGTTTCCTACCTCCTGTCAGGCTGGTgcactaaccactgggccatgagATAATAAcctaagaatggcaatactgggtcacagcaatggtccgtctagcccgggatcctgtctctgacagtggttgGTGCCAGTTGCTTCCAAGGGCAACACGGCAattatccatcccctgttgtcctgtCCAGTtcctggcagtcagaagtttagggacacccagggaATGGGATtgcgtccctgcccatcctggctaatagccgttgatggacctgtcctccatgaatgtagctaattctttttttagcCTAGTGTGATAAATGAGGGGGCCGGGGCAGCACCTTGTGTCACTCCCCAACCATTCCATTAGCTGCAGAATCCTCCTTAGCAGCTGTACCCGAATTGCtgtacctgtaaaggattaagaggTGAGCTTAAAATGAGTTGGCACATGACCAGGGAACCAATAGGGAGGCTGTACCCTTTCAAATGGGGGAAAACTGCTGGCTGTGGAGGTCTTTTGTGCTGTCGGGCAGAAGCAGATGGGGCAGCGACATGTTATATGAATCATCagcatcatacctagaaactactcctttgaaaccccagatatgtaagaaGATCAGGAATGTCTAGTTAGACACAATCAGATTTAATTCTTCATTttgggcttgtggattcctctgtgctaaccccagatgtttttggtttgtttttgtttgcttgtaacctttaagctggaccccaAGAAAGTCATTTTTGATGTTTAATCGCTAACAGTCTGAGTTTTCAGAtgtggtttctttcttttttcaaaaaaatgtacCCTTTTAAGAACGTGATTAGATTTCTGTGTCTGAGGAAGTAAAAAGGCTGCAAATGTTAATCAGCTGATACAACAGctgagcttttcttttcttttgtttttctttctcagtggCCTCGAGGGAGGGGTGGAAAAGCCGAGGGGCATCAGAAAAAATTATCCCTAGTGAGATTTTTTCTGGATTGGCAAAAGGCAGTTTTCACTTGGGTGGTAGCAGCATTGCCAGCCTAGAGTGGCAAGTATTCATTTTTGGagtccttgcgggcccccaccttctgcactcgacgtgccagagtggggaatcacctagttatacttttggcctttgcaATGTCCTCTGGCAACTGTGTGTTGAGTCAAGAAGCCctgccttgtgtttgttttaaacctgctgcctgttaatttgattgggtgacccctggtggttgtgttatgtgaagaggtaaataacacttccctattcgcTTTTCCTTCCATTCTTAgagtcatagaaacatagaactggaaaggacct
Encoded proteins:
- the LOC115640619 gene encoding interferon-inducible GTPase 5-like; translated protein: MSEEKFKAAVQEGNLKKAVSMAQQIMKSLGCFHIAVIGKSGSGKSSFVNAFRGLRDDDKGAAEVGVVETTKEPTSYSYPDYPNVFLWDLPGIETPNFQSSELNLTVTYYQYDFFIIITATRFRDIHANLAQKIQEKRKKFFFVRSKVDQDLEAEMRKKFYCERTTLQQIREACQGHLQNARVNDTQVFLLSNWEPDKHDFPLLKKTLEEVIPHHATRQRLLMISNQTLQAKKTAMQKTTWKPATLSGGLAAIPLPGLSLVADIAIMVDCMRDYCKDFGLNSESLSALAHHIGKREKDLKAVIKSPLATEITTDLVLTLLSNAAGGGVKYLSFLGKSFIPVIGSLFSAQVSFGATMFMLDNFIRDLAEDTQRVLVKALGEEEKKSK